In a single window of the Bacteroidota bacterium genome:
- a CDS encoding T9SS type A sorting domain-containing protein — protein MRINILFTLFIINFISSKAFSQCDSVVIEQETDVDDIFYTSYRQKVTHYSSTGKVLDITYAGQSEPGAFWVVSAIDSFQYDSNDSLIYHISKSSIQFPNPTIYKYEYSYDVSGNKLTETRSNFNAGWYIFQSDTNVYDLQNNLLSTVHFSIYPSQIYKALHSYDLNSNDISVIIQSWSGTSWNDSLREDKVYNVSGQKIENYSMKFITGIWDSTMVEYFHFNSNSLLDTSYTMKKTLGVWENYQMEVYTYGILNKQIHHYTLTWDMSQWLYEHDEFTDVDAYGYLSYRESYYAYYTPTLVWSSEMGSYSQVNDSLGNILSWESDPSPGGPGNGSYHYSNGVLSAVYIHTETMGGFISDQTFNYYYAELFGDTISCAGLSNVLSVDSCPGSTYLWNTGDTTTSVLVDSSGYFQVTITRPDGWVVTTPQIHVEISGSLPIVYQSADSVVNLCMGENVVLYSIHENGVSYQWYRGSLLLSSQNENLIQLYSGNQQGDYFLVATSGCGSDTSSISQLVVHQNPTPFITASGPLDICEGDSLILTCSSADSYLWLLSGETTQSITVSNSGTYEVEVLNADGCSNESNISVFEHTFVPTSTVLITNNGLISSPNVTPIQWYLDGVAIAGATQGYFIPTIAGNYSYIVSTFVSCPTFSDTVYIDPSILNVSAGADVWACYGSTDVLIGILNPFIGGVAPFTYSWSSGVVNLGNGRAKIANATSNRTFTLTVTDSQGQVATDQVNFFVYQVVPSTISEATLPFCQSNIETVQLNYSTAMVQKWIVNGDTVNSGARAYNLTASSICQVIYLDSNNCLITTEPDTFYFNQVIPGPHIFLEPTTGFCQTGVGTYWVNSNPGSTYRWEVDQNTFSTDTLVNIVYPDQYTLFETDVNGCEQSSDFQVIPTMSRSDMDLVLVHSGNCDSVFLEAPEIVGANYSWQYNSTWYSGNSYRVNITLAGNYYCKIILPDGCETDCIYTYNGINSIVFSIDSLNGMLFYDGPFVQGTGYQWLFNGVPITGAMNNYYFPLISGEYTLRILNFGTCYQYSNSINAISCTINLINSTSQVCIGSCIGSANVVATGTPPFEYLWSNGATTSSVSGLCSGNHSISVIDSTGCNSISNFVIETDSMNFTTDVRHTSCIACSNGSFLLNVDEPVGSYTISIDPPQGIITGDSITGLPPGFYQICVTDLLGCIRCDNLTILQDPTMVLDIKDQLIVVYPNPARSEIVISVENGIKDARYLIVNNLGQTLLDGRMQGINTRVSLEELTVGLYFLKIEGKINKVFPVIKN, from the coding sequence ATGAGAATTAATATTCTTTTTACCCTTTTTATAATTAATTTTATTTCTTCAAAAGCATTTTCTCAATGTGATTCGGTGGTCATTGAACAAGAAACCGACGTAGATGACATTTTTTATACTTCATACAGGCAGAAGGTTACACATTATTCTTCCACAGGAAAAGTACTCGACATAACTTATGCAGGCCAAAGTGAGCCGGGTGCGTTCTGGGTTGTCAGTGCAATTGATTCTTTTCAATATGATTCAAATGATAGTCTGATCTATCATATTTCAAAGAGTTCAATTCAATTTCCTAATCCAACTATTTATAAATATGAATATAGTTACGATGTTTCAGGAAATAAATTGACAGAAACACGAAGTAATTTCAATGCTGGATGGTACATTTTTCAATCAGATACCAATGTTTATGATCTGCAAAATAATTTACTTAGTACAGTTCATTTCTCGATCTATCCGAGTCAGATCTATAAGGCGCTTCACAGTTATGATTTGAACAGCAATGATATTAGTGTTATAATTCAAAGTTGGAGTGGCACTTCGTGGAACGACTCTTTAAGAGAAGACAAAGTATACAATGTTTCCGGACAAAAGATTGAAAACTATTCAATGAAATTTATCACCGGAATCTGGGATTCAACTATGGTGGAGTATTTTCATTTCAATTCTAATTCATTGCTTGATACAAGTTATACAATGAAAAAAACTCTTGGTGTATGGGAGAATTACCAGATGGAAGTTTATACTTATGGAATTTTAAACAAACAAATTCACCATTATACTCTTACTTGGGATATGTCTCAATGGCTTTATGAGCATGATGAATTTACCGATGTAGATGCCTATGGCTATTTATCATATAGGGAATCATATTATGCATACTATACACCCACTCTTGTTTGGTCATCAGAAATGGGTTCCTACTCACAGGTTAACGATTCATTAGGTAATATACTTTCATGGGAATCAGACCCTTCGCCAGGTGGACCTGGAAATGGTTCTTACCACTATTCAAACGGTGTTTTAAGTGCTGTTTATATTCACACTGAAACTATGGGTGGATTCATTAGTGATCAGACTTTTAATTATTATTATGCAGAACTGTTTGGTGATACTATTTCTTGTGCAGGTCTTTCAAATGTTTTATCAGTCGATAGTTGTCCCGGCAGTACTTATCTATGGAATACAGGAGATACCACTACTAGTGTTTTAGTAGATTCATCTGGATATTTTCAAGTGACAATTACCAGACCGGATGGTTGGGTAGTTACTACCCCTCAAATTCATGTAGAGATTTCCGGTTCGCTTCCTATTGTTTATCAAAGTGCAGATAGTGTTGTCAATCTTTGCATGGGAGAAAATGTGGTTTTGTATTCCATCCATGAAAATGGCGTGTCGTATCAATGGTACAGAGGAAGCTTACTATTGTCATCGCAAAATGAAAATCTAATACAATTATATTCGGGGAATCAGCAAGGGGATTATTTTTTAGTTGCAACCAGTGGATGCGGAAGTGATACATCATCAATAAGTCAATTGGTTGTTCATCAAAATCCCACACCTTTTATCACGGCCTCAGGTCCACTCGACATTTGCGAAGGCGATAGTTTAATTCTCACTTGTTCAAGTGCTGATTCATATTTGTGGTTATTGAGTGGAGAAACGACACAATCAATTACAGTTAGTAATTCAGGAACCTACGAAGTTGAAGTTTTAAATGCAGACGGATGTTCAAACGAAAGTAACATATCGGTGTTTGAACATACATTTGTTCCAACAAGCACTGTATTAATTACAAATAATGGTTTAATTTCTTCTCCGAATGTGACACCAATTCAATGGTACCTGGATGGGGTTGCAATTGCCGGAGCGACGCAAGGTTATTTTATTCCGACAATTGCCGGTAATTATTCTTATATAGTTTCAACTTTTGTTTCTTGCCCTACATTTTCTGATACTGTCTATATTGATCCATCAATATTAAATGTGTCAGCAGGAGCAGATGTCTGGGCTTGCTATGGTAGCACTGATGTTCTTATAGGAATTCTTAATCCTTTTATAGGAGGTGTTGCCCCGTTTACATATTCCTGGAGTTCCGGCGTTGTCAATTTGGGAAATGGCAGAGCGAAGATTGCGAATGCTACTTCGAACAGAACGTTTACACTTACTGTAACAGACAGTCAAGGGCAGGTTGCAACAGATCAGGTTAATTTTTTTGTGTATCAAGTCGTACCTTCTACAATTTCAGAAGCAACCTTACCATTTTGTCAAAGCAATATTGAAACTGTACAGTTAAATTATTCAACAGCAATGGTGCAGAAATGGATCGTTAATGGAGATACAGTGAACTCCGGTGCACGAGCTTATAATTTGACCGCTTCTTCAATCTGTCAGGTTATTTATCTTGATTCGAATAATTGTCTTATTACAACAGAACCAGATACTTTCTATTTTAATCAGGTCATTCCTGGTCCGCATATTTTCCTTGAACCTACAACTGGGTTTTGCCAAACAGGTGTAGGAACATATTGGGTTAATTCAAATCCGGGAAGTACATATCGTTGGGAAGTAGATCAGAATACATTTAGCACAGATACACTTGTAAATATTGTTTATCCTGATCAGTATACACTATTTGAAACCGATGTCAATGGTTGTGAACAGTCGTCAGATTTTCAGGTGATCCCAACCATGTCTCGTTCGGATATGGATCTGGTATTAGTTCATTCGGGAAATTGTGATTCTGTTTTCCTTGAAGCGCCGGAAATTGTCGGTGCTAATTATTCGTGGCAATACAATTCAACATGGTATAGTGGAAATTCTTATAGAGTAAATATCACATTGGCAGGCAATTATTATTGTAAAATAATTTTACCTGATGGCTGTGAGACCGATTGTATCTATACTTATAATGGCATTAACTCAATTGTCTTTTCTATTGATTCATTGAACGGAATGCTATTTTATGATGGACCATTTGTTCAAGGTACCGGTTATCAGTGGTTGTTTAATGGTGTTCCGATAACAGGTGCAATGAACAATTATTATTTTCCACTTATATCAGGAGAGTATACTTTGCGGATCTTAAATTTTGGTACCTGTTACCAATATTCAAATAGTATCAATGCTATTTCTTGTACTATAAATTTAATCAATTCAACATCTCAGGTTTGTATCGGATCATGCATTGGTAGTGCCAATGTTGTTGCTACAGGAACTCCGCCATTTGAATATTTATGGAGCAACGGCGCAACAACTTCTTCTGTAAGTGGTTTATGTAGTGGAAATCATTCCATTTCTGTGATTGATAGCACGGGATGTAATTCTATTTCTAATTTTGTTATAGAAACTGATAGTATGAATTTTACTACAGATGTCAGGCACACTTCATGTATTGCCTGTAGTAATGGAAGTTTTTTACTGAATGTAGATGAACCGGTTGGCTCATACACTATTTCAATTGATCCACCGCAAGGAATAATTACAGGTGATTCTATAACAGGACTTCCACCTGGATTTTATCAGATATGTGTAACAGATCTCTTGGGTTGCATCAGATGTGACAACCTGACAATTTTGCAAGACCCAACGATGGTACTTGATATAAAAGATCAATTGATAGTTGTATATCCTAATCCAGCTCGATCGGAAATTGTAATATCAGTTGAAAATGGAATTAAAGATGCACGATATTTAATTGTGAATAATCTTGGTCAAACATTGCTGGATGGTCGGATGCAAGGAATAAATACAAGAGTCTCATTGGAAGAACTTACTGTTGGATTGTACTTTCTGAAAATTGAAGGAAAGATAAACAAAGTGTTCCCTGTCATTAAAAACTAA
- a CDS encoding exopolyphosphatase, translating to MKYAAIDIGSNAVRLLLCNAVNEHGVVHFKKSELVRIPLRLGEDVFRTGKIGEKKSADFMKTMQAFKLLIDVFQPISYRACATASMREAGNGKELLDKVKKSCGLEIEIISGKEEAELIYSNHVEEFLSNDHSYLYIDVGGGSTELTIFDKMKIVASNSFNIGTIRWLEGKVNKEIWDEMKEWTRSNTAFHQPITAIGSGGNINKIFKMIGRKSKSWPFEKLKELYGQMKDQTLDDRMEIWGLNPDRADVIVPAAKIYLSQMKAANAAEIIVPQFGLSDGIVHELHFGSVNASLTGI from the coding sequence ATGAAATATGCTGCAATTGATATTGGCTCAAATGCAGTCAGGCTTTTACTTTGTAATGCTGTCAATGAGCATGGAGTTGTCCATTTTAAAAAGTCGGAGCTTGTAAGAATCCCTTTACGTTTAGGAGAAGATGTTTTTCGTACCGGAAAAATCGGCGAGAAGAAGTCTGCTGATTTTATGAAAACAATGCAAGCTTTTAAATTACTCATAGATGTTTTTCAACCTATTTCCTATCGTGCATGTGCAACAGCTTCAATGCGCGAAGCCGGAAATGGCAAAGAGCTTTTAGATAAAGTAAAAAAGTCTTGTGGACTGGAAATAGAAATCATTTCCGGAAAAGAAGAAGCTGAGTTGATCTATTCAAATCATGTTGAAGAATTTTTAAGTAATGATCATTCGTACTTATATATTGATGTTGGTGGCGGAAGCACAGAGCTGACCATATTTGATAAAATGAAGATTGTTGCATCAAATTCTTTCAACATTGGAACAATTCGCTGGCTGGAAGGAAAAGTCAATAAAGAGATCTGGGACGAAATGAAGGAATGGACGCGTAGCAATACTGCATTTCATCAGCCGATCACAGCCATCGGATCCGGAGGAAATATAAATAAGATCTTTAAAATGATTGGCCGAAAAAGCAAATCATGGCCCTTTGAAAAACTGAAAGAACTCTACGGCCAAATGAAAGATCAGACACTCGACGACCGTATGGAAATCTGGGGCTTGAATCCTGACAGAGCTGATGTGATCGTCCCTGCAGCGAAGATCTATTTGAGTCAGATGAAAGCTGCTAATGCTGCAGAGATCATCGTCCCGCAATTCGGATTATCAGATGGGATTGTGCATGAGTTGCATTTTGGAAGCGTAAATGCATCTTTGACCGGAATCTGA
- the ppk1 gene encoding polyphosphate kinase 1 — protein sequence MKKKDSTLINRDLSWLSFNARVLQEAEDDTVPLIERLRFLGIFSNNRDEFFKVRVATIRRMMKFGKRGKEIIGTDPVELIENVQEIVIAQQKKFDKLFSKILLELEEENIYFLSDKQLNPSQELFVRDYFHQKIYPHLMPIMIDSAPHFPYLKDRMIYLAVRIKYSSKSENKNKFSLIEIPTDVLPRIIVLPSKTDKKSIILLEDIIRFCLNDIYSIFDYETIEGYTIKLTRDSELDIDSDMSKSWLEKVTKGLKQRKKGDPVRLIYDERIPGDLLDFIVKKIKLKDREYLTPGGKYHNFKDFINFPKIGRKELWYRIPKPLDHPAFAGQKSLFPVIHKKDILLAYPYQSFLHIIDLLREASIDPKVSSIKITLYRASTNSSIVNALINAVRNGKQVFVVLELQARFDEETNIYYADKLQEAGAEVIFGVPGLKVHSKLFLITRKEENKIVHYAHIGTGNFNEKTARLYCDHSLLTADKSITREVEKLFAFYKNNYKTGHFKHLIVSPFNTRKRFVSLINKEIENAQQGEEAWMILKMNSLVDQDMIEKLYEASSAGVKIRLIVRGICSLIPGVPGLSENIEAISIVDKFLEHSRIFIFCHGGDSKYYLSSGDWMNRNLDFRSEVAVPVYDADLQSQLMKYVTIQFTDNTKARIHSKDKLNEYQRRNGRSFKAQDEIFKWILSMRSQSQLASLPQKVNVKSVKVRK from the coding sequence ATGAAAAAGAAAGACAGTACTTTGATCAACCGTGATCTGAGTTGGTTGTCGTTTAATGCCCGCGTCCTTCAGGAAGCGGAAGATGATACAGTACCTTTAATTGAGCGGCTGCGCTTTTTAGGAATCTTCAGTAACAACCGCGATGAATTTTTCAAGGTTCGTGTTGCAACGATCCGTAGAATGATGAAGTTCGGAAAACGAGGAAAGGAGATCATAGGAACTGATCCTGTTGAGCTGATTGAAAATGTACAGGAGATCGTTATTGCTCAGCAAAAGAAATTTGATAAACTGTTCAGTAAAATTCTTCTTGAGCTTGAGGAGGAAAATATATATTTTTTAAGTGACAAACAATTGAATCCTTCACAGGAATTGTTCGTTCGCGATTATTTTCATCAAAAGATCTATCCGCATCTGATGCCGATCATGATCGATTCGGCACCACATTTCCCGTATCTGAAAGACAGGATGATCTATCTGGCTGTAAGAATTAAGTACAGCTCAAAATCGGAAAATAAAAATAAGTTTTCATTGATTGAAATTCCAACCGATGTACTTCCCAGAATTATTGTCCTTCCTTCAAAAACAGATAAGAAAAGTATAATCCTTTTAGAAGATATTATTCGTTTTTGTCTGAATGATATCTATTCTATTTTTGATTATGAAACAATAGAAGGATATACGATCAAACTCACACGCGATTCTGAACTTGACATTGATAGTGATATGTCGAAGAGTTGGTTGGAAAAGGTAACAAAGGGTTTGAAGCAGAGAAAAAAAGGAGATCCTGTACGTTTGATTTACGATGAAAGAATTCCGGGTGATCTGCTGGATTTCATCGTGAAGAAGATCAAACTTAAAGACCGTGAGTACTTAACTCCGGGCGGAAAGTATCATAACTTTAAGGACTTTATTAACTTCCCAAAGATCGGCAGAAAGGAATTGTGGTATCGGATTCCAAAACCACTGGATCACCCAGCATTTGCCGGACAGAAAAGTTTATTTCCTGTCATTCATAAAAAAGATATTTTACTTGCATATCCCTATCAGTCGTTTTTACATATCATTGATTTATTGCGTGAAGCATCTATCGATCCGAAAGTAAGTTCGATAAAAATTACATTATACAGAGCATCTACAAATAGTAGTATCGTAAATGCGCTTATCAATGCTGTTCGAAATGGAAAGCAAGTGTTTGTTGTTCTGGAATTACAGGCTCGTTTTGATGAAGAAACAAATATTTATTATGCAGATAAACTCCAGGAAGCAGGAGCAGAGGTTATTTTTGGTGTTCCCGGATTAAAGGTTCACTCTAAATTATTTCTGATCACCCGTAAGGAAGAGAATAAGATTGTTCATTATGCACATATTGGAACAGGTAATTTCAATGAGAAAACTGCACGACTTTACTGCGACCATTCATTGCTGACAGCAGATAAATCGATAACACGTGAAGTCGAGAAACTTTTTGCTTTCTATAAAAATAATTACAAAACGGGACACTTCAAACATTTGATCGTTTCGCCATTCAATACCAGAAAGCGTTTTGTGTCACTGATCAACAAAGAGATTGAGAATGCACAACAAGGTGAAGAGGCCTGGATGATATTAAAGATGAATAGCCTCGTTGATCAGGATATGATTGAAAAACTTTATGAAGCAAGTTCTGCCGGAGTAAAGATCAGGTTGATCGTTCGTGGAATTTGTTCATTGATTCCCGGTGTTCCCGGATTAAGTGAAAATATTGAAGCCATCAGCATTGTCGATAAATTCCTGGAGCATAGCCGAATCTTTATCTTTTGTCATGGCGGAGATTCGAAATATTATTTATCATCCGGCGATTGGATGAATAGAAATCTTGATTTCAGATCAGAAGTGGCAGTTCCTGTATATGATGCCGATTTGCAATCTCAGTTAATGAAATATGTTACAATTCAATTCACAGATAATACTAAAGCGAGAATTCATTCGAAAGACAAATTAAATGAGTATCAAAGACGAAATGGCCGTTCATTTAAGGCTCAGGATGAAATTTTCAAATGGATCTTAAGTATGAGGTCACAATCACAACTTGCTTCATTGCCACAGAAGGTGAACGTTAAAAGTGTAAAAGTCAGGAAGTGA
- a CDS encoding histidine phosphatase family protein has protein sequence MKIVYIIRHAKSDWSIEGQGDIDRPLNARGYKDAHNMGLYFKKKNFIPQAIISSPAIRALTTALIISEELLFPKNRVQIEASLYESGIDEYLDILKSLPEEVGSVGIFGHNPIVSDLSSSLSGQAIEMPTCAVARFSLEGDKWNSLSRESIKFLEMITPKTINLT, from the coding sequence GTGAAAATTGTTTACATCATCCGCCATGCCAAATCCGATTGGTCAATCGAAGGACAAGGTGATATTGATCGTCCATTAAATGCCCGGGGATATAAGGATGCGCATAACATGGGGCTTTATTTCAAGAAGAAAAATTTTATTCCGCAGGCTATTATTAGCAGCCCGGCAATAAGGGCTTTGACTACTGCTTTAATTATTTCTGAAGAATTATTGTTTCCAAAAAACAGGGTACAGATTGAGGCATCACTTTACGAGTCTGGTATAGATGAGTATTTGGATATATTGAAGTCTTTGCCCGAAGAAGTGGGATCAGTTGGAATTTTTGGGCATAACCCTATTGTTAGCGACTTAAGCAGTAGTTTGTCAGGCCAGGCAATCGAAATGCCTACCTGTGCCGTGGCCCGATTTTCTCTTGAGGGTGATAAATGGAACTCATTATCAAGGGAAAGCATCAAATTTCTCGAAATGATCACCCCAAAAACAATAAACCTAACATAA
- a CDS encoding YgjV family protein, which yields MNDLLTQSFGYLASVLLAFSLIVTNDIRFRWLNSLGCVAFIVYGIALSAFPIILTNSLLLGINLYYLIKIYNTTENFDLLEFNKDDLIIRKFLFHYRKDIKNYFPEYSIDESGDQLRFVVLRDLVIANIFAAHITSDGTAFVKINYTLEKFRDFKVGKFIFEKENNYLFSKGVKQIAYKSVDNKNHLRFLRIMGFEKKIIDGNECYVKILF from the coding sequence GTGAATGACCTCCTAACCCAATCTTTCGGCTACCTCGCCTCCGTACTTCTCGCCTTTTCTCTAATTGTAACAAACGACATCCGATTCCGCTGGTTGAACAGTTTGGGGTGTGTCGCTTTCATTGTTTATGGAATTGCATTATCTGCATTTCCGATCATACTTACTAATTCACTATTATTAGGGATCAACTTATATTATCTGATCAAGATCTATAACACCACTGAAAACTTCGATTTGCTTGAATTCAACAAGGATGATCTTATAATCCGGAAGTTTCTTTTTCACTACAGGAAAGACATTAAAAATTATTTTCCGGAATATTCTATTGACGAATCGGGAGACCAGTTGCGTTTTGTTGTGCTGAGAGATCTCGTCATTGCAAATATTTTTGCAGCGCATATAACTTCTGACGGAACTGCATTTGTTAAGATCAATTACACGCTGGAAAAATTCAGAGATTTCAAAGTGGGCAAATTTATTTTTGAAAAAGAAAACAATTACCTTTTTTCAAAAGGTGTGAAGCAGATCGCTTACAAATCTGTCGACAATAAAAATCATTTGCGCTTTCTCAGGATCATGGGATTTGAAAAGAAAATTATAGATGGAAATGAGTGTTATGTAAAAATTCTATTCTGA
- a CDS encoding histidine kinase encodes MQTKLISRKSIYILFFVLDIITSIERGFLFPNMNAFFHISLFIGTFLVLLINWEFLLFISSVLNKRLPIVNNPVKRIITQVLLCFIVINISGFSLFNYAESYFKITTPEILQKIIPVLYLFMSMIINLIYFGSYYFREWKENLVRSERLQKEQTQVKYDALRNQLNPHFLFNALTSLNSLIFENQQLASEFLQQLSKVYRYTLQNKDKDTVSLSTEIDFINNYIFLFKTRFENAIHFKIEIDKDSRDKGIVPVTIQVLIENAVKHNIVTDKSPLIISIIAKGNFLTVENTVNKKSQVEASNKQGLENLKTLYQYLSDTDVEITETDSLFKVRIPLI; translated from the coding sequence ATGCAAACAAAACTCATAAGCAGAAAAAGTATATATATTCTCTTTTTCGTTCTTGACATAATTACCTCTATTGAACGTGGGTTTTTGTTTCCAAACATGAACGCCTTCTTTCATATTTCTTTGTTCATTGGAACATTTCTCGTCCTTTTAATTAATTGGGAATTTCTTTTGTTCATAAGCAGCGTTTTGAATAAACGATTGCCGATTGTAAACAATCCTGTGAAAAGAATAATTACACAGGTTTTACTTTGTTTTATTGTAATAAATATATCCGGCTTTAGTTTATTCAATTACGCTGAAAGTTATTTCAAAATTACAACACCGGAAATTCTTCAGAAAATAATACCTGTTCTGTACCTGTTTATGTCAATGATAATTAATCTGATCTACTTTGGCTCGTATTACTTCAGAGAATGGAAAGAAAATCTAGTCCGTTCGGAGCGTCTGCAAAAAGAACAAACACAAGTAAAATATGATGCGCTGAGAAACCAACTCAATCCACACTTCCTTTTTAATGCACTGACTTCACTGAATAGTCTTATCTTCGAAAATCAGCAACTTGCAAGTGAATTTCTACAACAACTTTCAAAAGTTTATCGTTATACATTACAGAATAAAGATAAAGACACTGTCTCACTGAGTACAGAAATTGATTTTATCAATAATTATATCTTTCTGTTTAAAACGAGATTTGAAAACGCTATTCACTTCAAGATTGAAATAGATAAAGATTCACGTGACAAAGGTATTGTGCCTGTTACGATTCAGGTGCTGATTGAAAATGCCGTTAAACACAATATTGTGACTGACAAATCCCCGCTCATCATTTCAATTATTGCAAAAGGAAATTTTCTTACTGTTGAAAATACAGTCAATAAAAAATCACAGGTAGAAGCCAGCAACAAACAAGGACTGGAGAACCTGAAAACACTATATCAATATCTATCGGATACAGATGTTGAAATAACAGAAACTGATTCACTATTCAAAGTCAGAATTCCACTAATTTAA
- a CDS encoding response regulator transcription factor, translating into MKAIIIEDEPLVAKDLINIIKQIDSKIEIVTILDSVKSSIDYFNSNPEPELLFMDIQLSDGVSFDIFNHIQISCPIIFTTAYNEFAIRAFKVNSIDYLLKPIDKSELIIALDKFSKYRSTQSEIIKDQIKSLMNHLTIPGQTKIYKERFTANSGKTHLVINYTNIACFQKDALIYIQTIDKEQYITDFQTMEEIEEVLNPAIFFRANRQFIININSVESYRTDSYGKLIAKLKAPNVITIDISREKAQAFKSWLH; encoded by the coding sequence ATGAAAGCAATTATTATTGAAGACGAACCACTGGTTGCAAAAGATCTTATCAATATTATTAAACAAATTGATTCTAAAATCGAGATCGTAACAATACTTGATTCTGTCAAATCCAGCATTGACTATTTCAATTCAAATCCTGAGCCTGAATTATTATTCATGGATATTCAGCTGAGTGATGGTGTTAGTTTTGATATTTTCAATCATATCCAGATATCTTGTCCGATAATTTTCACAACCGCTTATAATGAATTTGCTATCCGGGCATTCAAAGTTAACAGTATCGACTATCTTCTGAAACCCATAGACAAGTCGGAACTAATTATTGCGTTGGATAAATTTTCAAAATATCGTTCAACTCAATCCGAAATTATAAAAGATCAGATCAAGTCACTAATGAATCATCTTACTATTCCGGGGCAAACAAAGATCTATAAAGAACGGTTTACGGCAAATTCGGGCAAGACACATCTTGTCATCAACTATACAAATATTGCCTGCTTTCAAAAGGATGCATTGATCTATATTCAGACAATAGATAAAGAACAATATATTACAGACTTTCAGACAATGGAAGAAATTGAGGAGGTGTTAAACCCTGCAATTTTTTTCAGGGCAAACAGACAATTCATTATAAATATAAATTCTGTTGAATCATATAGAACTGACTCCTACGGAAAATTAATTGCAAAATTGAAAGCGCCAAATGTAATTACTATTGATATCAGCAGAGAGAAAGCACAGGCGTTTAAGAGTTGGCTGCATTGA